The following proteins come from a genomic window of Phnomibacter ginsenosidimutans:
- a CDS encoding SulP family inorganic anion transporter: protein MGGFTHFIPSAVIKGMLSAIGVLLIAKQVPLLIGYDKPDFWTNELFNLLTFTHGFSKVKSFYEALTPGAMVIAAGSFFMMWAWQKWAAKKVSFLPSSFVVVVLGSLLALLLNNSIPYLQLQPAQYVQLPASITDEIRFPNFSALLSDAKIWRYAVVICFVASLETLLSIEAIDKLDPYNRLTPQNRELMAQGAGNMLSGLVGGLPITAVIVRSSANAEAGARSRMSAILHGVWLLLAVLLMVPLINNIPYTVLAVILIRTGYNLAKPSMIKAVYKQGREQFLPFIFTIVAILFTDLLIGVLIGMVYAVYFIIKHTYRAGFTMQHLHHNGLHEIHIELASNVSFLNKKKLLETLDGIPEYAELTINGGSSVYIDQDVLEIIQSFKPKAHKKHIALHLINIPEVGTIELH from the coding sequence TTGGGTGGCTTCACCCATTTTATTCCTTCTGCCGTTATCAAAGGTATGCTCAGCGCCATTGGCGTGTTGCTCATAGCCAAGCAGGTACCCTTGCTTATAGGGTATGATAAACCCGATTTCTGGACCAACGAATTGTTTAACCTGCTCACATTTACGCATGGCTTTTCCAAGGTCAAATCTTTTTACGAAGCATTGACTCCCGGTGCCATGGTAATTGCTGCCGGTTCGTTTTTCATGATGTGGGCCTGGCAAAAATGGGCGGCTAAGAAAGTATCGTTTCTGCCATCTTCATTTGTGGTGGTGGTACTGGGCAGTTTGCTGGCGTTGTTGCTCAACAACAGCATTCCATACCTGCAGTTGCAGCCTGCGCAATACGTGCAGTTGCCTGCCAGCATTACCGATGAAATTCGTTTTCCCAACTTCAGTGCCTTGCTTTCCGATGCCAAAATTTGGCGCTATGCAGTGGTTATTTGTTTTGTGGCTTCGCTGGAAACATTGCTGAGCATTGAAGCCATTGATAAGCTGGACCCTTACAACCGGCTGACGCCACAAAACAGGGAGCTGATGGCACAGGGTGCGGGCAATATGCTCAGCGGGCTGGTGGGCGGTTTGCCTATTACAGCAGTGATAGTACGCAGCTCGGCCAATGCCGAAGCTGGTGCCCGCAGCCGCATGTCGGCCATTTTGCATGGGGTGTGGTTGCTGCTGGCAGTGTTGTTGATGGTGCCACTCATCAATAATATTCCGTACACCGTTTTGGCTGTCATACTCATTCGCACCGGTTACAACCTGGCCAAACCATCTATGATAAAAGCGGTGTACAAGCAGGGCCGCGAACAGTTTTTGCCCTTCATCTTTACCATTGTCGCCATCCTCTTTACCGACCTCTTGATTGGTGTACTCATTGGCATGGTGTATGCGGTGTACTTCATCATTAAGCATACTTACAGGGCAGGTTTTACCATGCAGCACTTACATCACAACGGCCTGCATGAAATACACATTGAATTGGCTTCGAATGTGAGTTTTCTCAACAAGAAAAAGCTACTCGAAACACTCGATGGTATTCCTGAATACGCAGAGCTTACCATCAACGGCGGCAGCAGTGTATATATCGATCAGGATGTGTTGGAGATCATTCAATCTTTCAAACCAAAGGCGCACAAAAAACACATTGCCTTGCACCTCATTAATATACCGGAAGTAGGCACTATCGAACTGCATTAG
- a CDS encoding RNA polymerase sigma-70 factor, which yields MPIPEDDNDKSLLLKVAADDTAAFDQLYKAHWQPMYKLALYFLKDEAVAMDIVQDVFVWIWQQRQQIKVQTSVQAYLKTAVKYKLANYIRSGKVRQDLLDNWVMETTYTHTGQDSAELRELKAIIQQTIEGLPEKCREVFTLSRNHGLTNQQIAEKLGISVKTVENQMTIALRRLRAHTREYMVLLLVAILSR from the coding sequence ATGCCCATACCGGAGGATGACAATGACAAAAGCCTTCTGCTGAAGGTTGCAGCTGATGATACTGCAGCCTTTGACCAGCTCTATAAGGCACATTGGCAGCCGATGTACAAACTGGCTTTGTATTTTTTGAAAGATGAGGCCGTCGCCATGGACATCGTACAGGATGTATTTGTATGGATTTGGCAGCAGCGGCAACAAATTAAAGTACAAACCTCCGTTCAGGCCTACCTGAAAACCGCAGTCAAGTACAAATTGGCCAATTATATTCGGTCGGGAAAAGTACGGCAAGACCTGCTGGACAACTGGGTGATGGAAACCACCTATACCCACACCGGGCAGGATAGCGCCGAACTGCGGGAATTGAAAGCCATCATACAACAAACTATTGAGGGCCTTCCAGAAAAATGCCGCGAAGTATTTACACTGAGCCGGAACCATGGTCTTACCAACCAGCAAATAGCTGAGAAGTTGGGCATTTCTGTGAAAACAGTGGAAAACCAAATGACCATTGCCCTGCGCCGGCTGAGGGCACATACCAGGGAATACATGGTGCTGTTACTGGTAGCTATTCTCTCCCGATAA
- a CDS encoding RagB/SusD family nutrient uptake outer membrane protein → MKKIAFYIVFAAGLVSMAGCSVKEKILDEQDGTQAVLDPKNMESLVSPAYAYLRDLQNRSGVWGTLEGTTDELAWPARGSDWVSPDLQTLYTHEYTATNSYIRNTFNSFMLGITRCNVALMYLTKFPSDDKVNTYIAEVKFIRALCMYRLADNFGHFPFREAEEYDYSSYPQILDRQQAVSRIIAELNEIIPQLKTKSQLPYGRVSKAAAQMLLANVYLNHQVLTGTAKWTEAVAQCDAIISSGDYKLADDYWAMFQYNNGAYLHSTESILSVIYDETIALTGADWVRITLHYNQKFGNFASLFNGCCTSPEFVNTWDTTDVRFKDTRNKAALGFNQGLLIGQQYSPAGVALKTRTGEDLIFTKDFSISNSKEQQGVRVLKFAPNPSTTNTGAAGNDFPYYRLADTYLMRAEAKLRNGDNAGALSDINTLRTKRNRPALAAVALSDILKERGYEFYWEGNRRTDMIRFGTYTAARSQKASVTPDYKILLPIPISAMEANPNLKQNPGY, encoded by the coding sequence ATGAAGAAAATAGCTTTTTATATAGTATTCGCTGCCGGCCTTGTGAGCATGGCAGGATGTTCGGTAAAAGAAAAGATTCTCGACGAACAGGATGGAACCCAGGCTGTGCTGGATCCAAAGAATATGGAATCGCTGGTATCGCCGGCGTATGCCTACCTACGCGACCTGCAAAACCGTAGTGGTGTGTGGGGTACACTGGAAGGCACTACCGACGAACTGGCATGGCCTGCCCGCGGAAGCGACTGGGTGAGCCCTGATCTGCAAACTTTGTACACGCATGAGTACACCGCTACCAACTCATACATCCGCAACACTTTCAACAGTTTCATGCTGGGCATCACCCGTTGCAATGTGGCACTCATGTACCTCACCAAATTTCCAAGTGATGACAAAGTGAATACCTACATCGCGGAAGTGAAATTCATTCGTGCATTGTGTATGTATCGCCTGGCAGACAACTTCGGTCATTTCCCTTTCCGCGAAGCTGAAGAATATGATTATTCATCGTACCCACAGATCCTCGATCGCCAGCAGGCCGTTTCCCGCATTATTGCGGAGCTGAATGAGATCATTCCCCAATTGAAAACTAAATCACAGCTGCCTTACGGTCGTGTGTCGAAGGCCGCTGCGCAAATGTTGCTGGCCAATGTATACCTCAACCACCAGGTGCTTACCGGCACCGCCAAGTGGACTGAAGCTGTCGCACAATGCGATGCCATCATCAGCAGCGGCGATTACAAACTGGCCGATGATTACTGGGCTATGTTCCAGTACAACAATGGCGCATACCTGCATTCCACAGAATCGATCTTGTCGGTTATTTACGATGAAACCATTGCACTGACCGGTGCTGATTGGGTGCGCATCACGCTGCACTACAACCAGAAGTTTGGCAACTTCGCCAGCCTCTTCAATGGCTGTTGTACTTCTCCCGAATTTGTAAATACCTGGGATACTACTGATGTGCGTTTCAAAGACACACGTAACAAAGCAGCTCTTGGCTTCAACCAGGGACTGCTCATTGGTCAGCAGTATTCACCAGCAGGTGTAGCACTTAAAACAAGAACCGGCGAAGACCTCATTTTCACCAAAGATTTCAGCATCAGCAACTCGAAAGAACAGCAAGGTGTACGTGTATTAAAGTTCGCACCCAACCCCAGCACAACCAACACTGGTGCTGCAGGCAACGACTTTCCTTACTATCGTTTGGCCGACACTTACCTCATGAGGGCTGAAGCAAAATTGCGCAATGGTGATAATGCAGGTGCATTGTCCGACATCAATACGCTGCGTACCAAGCGTAATCGCCCTGCACTGGCAGCAGTAGCGCTTTCAGATATTTTGAAAGAGCGTGGCTACGAATTTTACTGGGAAGGCAATCGCCGTACTGACATGATCCGCTTCGGCACCTATACTGCAGCACGCAGCCAAAAAGCGTCGGTAACGCCTGATTACAAAATCCTGTTGCCGATCCCGATCAGCGCCATGGAAGCCAACCCCAATCTCAAACAAAATCCAGGCTATTAG
- a CDS encoding TonB-dependent receptor has protein sequence MKLFAVFMLAFCLQAGAFGYGQKVTLTAKNASLKSVLTELKKQTGYLFFYNDAWLTKAKLVSIQAKDLPLTAVLEQCFSDQPFNYAIVEKTIVISEKPEQPKQEEVADSTITITGTVLSATTGQPLNGATVTSKNGGNSTTTNADGHFKIQVTEGDQLLISFVGHENFSVAIGKNHQLSISLQEKPNELNATVVVGYRTVKKGDLTGAITAIGTKDFNVGVVTSPTELMQGRLAGVSTMANGGEPGAGIAVRVRGSNSVRSGQDPLYVVDGVPLDITDLQPEGGSVGGVGGSARKNPLNFLNPDDIESIAILKDASAAAIYGSRGSNGVIMITTKKGKKGKGQLAYSGYVGFSELPKQLPMLSAEEFRTFRKANGATTGDMGANTNWQDEIFRTAVSQNHSLSFGGGSDNTSYRASLSYMNQEGIIRKTGLDKVTARVNVAHAAFNNKLKLEANLTTARTNDQRVPIGETGGYEGDVLLSALKVNPTFPVYNTDGSFYQYSKDVRNPVAMIELTNDKTQTDRILGNISATLNLFKGFSYKVNVGVSNSKATRKVTQNKQLIYLTNYGTANVNDVTMNSSLIENFITYDFNAGKSSKLNVLAGHSYQKFNNYVHTLSVDGFTVEGIDYLNELSFGNYTRAIVSSDISENALQSFFGRVNYDLADKYLFTATLRADGSTKFGENNKYGFFPSASFAWKLSKEKFMENFTALSDLKMRLSWGITGNQEIPNKISQVLLGTTGGAILDGSASNVVAGITLNRTPNPDIRWEKTEQLNLGLDFSFLRNRFTGSIDVFNKKTTDVLLQVYSIAPAPTTSVWTNVDNMSIVNKGLEMVLNGTLINNRNFTWDAGVNFTTIRNEVKNLPMSRITTGSPSGPGITGYSSQVIMSGEPIGTFWGRKFLGFDASGNSIFEKDKDGKELEQVLGNAMPKFNYGFNTSLRYKQLDLALFFNGVYGNKVYNNTGNILDQRTLIMKEWNATKDAITLPENLNGTLTYSSRFIEPGSFFRLGSASLGYRFNTAGISWMKSLKAYVSANNLFVITKYKGYDPEVNADHASNGVPSIGIDWTTYPKARTITAGVNVEF, from the coding sequence ATGAAATTATTCGCTGTATTCATGCTCGCTTTTTGCCTCCAGGCCGGAGCCTTCGGCTATGGGCAAAAAGTAACGCTTACAGCTAAGAATGCCTCCCTGAAAAGTGTATTGACGGAGCTCAAAAAACAAACCGGTTACCTTTTCTTTTATAACGATGCCTGGCTCACTAAGGCAAAGCTGGTATCCATTCAAGCCAAAGACCTTCCGCTTACCGCTGTATTGGAACAGTGTTTCAGCGATCAGCCTTTCAACTATGCTATAGTAGAAAAAACGATCGTCATCTCCGAAAAGCCAGAACAGCCAAAGCAGGAAGAAGTGGCGGACTCTACCATCACCATTACCGGTACGGTATTGTCGGCCACCACGGGTCAGCCGTTGAATGGGGCTACAGTGACCTCCAAAAACGGAGGAAACAGCACTACTACCAATGCAGATGGTCATTTCAAAATCCAGGTGACTGAGGGCGACCAATTGCTGATTTCCTTTGTAGGTCACGAAAATTTCAGCGTAGCCATTGGCAAGAACCACCAGTTGAGTATCAGCCTGCAGGAAAAACCGAATGAGCTGAACGCTACAGTGGTGGTAGGCTACCGCACCGTGAAAAAAGGCGACCTCACGGGAGCCATTACTGCCATTGGCACAAAAGACTTTAACGTGGGCGTAGTTACCTCTCCCACAGAATTGATGCAAGGCCGCCTGGCCGGTGTTTCTACCATGGCAAATGGAGGCGAACCCGGTGCAGGCATTGCAGTAAGGGTGCGTGGCTCCAACTCTGTACGTTCGGGCCAGGATCCACTGTATGTGGTAGACGGTGTGCCACTCGACATTACCGACCTGCAGCCTGAAGGTGGTAGCGTAGGCGGCGTGGGTGGTTCAGCCCGCAAAAACCCGCTCAACTTTCTGAACCCCGATGATATTGAAAGTATCGCCATCCTGAAAGATGCCAGTGCTGCCGCCATTTATGGTTCTCGTGGTTCAAACGGGGTCATCATGATCACCACCAAAAAAGGTAAAAAAGGAAAAGGACAACTGGCCTATTCCGGCTATGTAGGATTCTCCGAACTGCCCAAGCAACTACCCATGCTGAGTGCTGAAGAGTTCCGCACCTTCCGCAAAGCCAATGGCGCCACTACCGGCGATATGGGTGCTAACACCAACTGGCAGGATGAAATTTTCCGTACCGCAGTTTCACAAAACCATAGCCTGTCTTTTGGCGGCGGCTCAGACAATACCAGCTACCGTGCATCGCTCAGCTATATGAACCAGGAAGGTATCATTCGCAAAACTGGTTTGGATAAAGTAACGGCAAGGGTGAACGTAGCTCATGCAGCATTCAACAACAAACTGAAACTTGAAGCCAACCTCACTACAGCCCGCACCAACGACCAACGAGTACCCATTGGCGAAACGGGTGGCTATGAGGGCGACGTGTTGCTTAGTGCCCTCAAGGTGAACCCTACCTTCCCGGTATACAACACCGACGGTTCTTTCTACCAGTATAGCAAAGATGTGCGCAACCCGGTAGCCATGATTGAGCTTACCAACGATAAAACGCAAACCGACCGCATACTTGGGAATATCAGCGCTACATTAAATCTCTTCAAAGGCTTCAGCTATAAAGTAAATGTGGGTGTAAGCAATTCGAAAGCCACCCGTAAGGTTACTCAAAACAAACAGCTGATTTACCTCACCAACTATGGCACCGCCAATGTGAATGACGTTACCATGAACAGCAGCCTCATTGAAAACTTCATCACCTATGATTTCAATGCAGGTAAGTCCAGCAAATTAAATGTGCTGGCTGGTCACAGTTACCAAAAGTTCAACAATTACGTGCATACGCTGAGTGTAGACGGTTTTACAGTGGAAGGCATTGACTACCTCAATGAACTTTCGTTTGGAAACTACACCCGCGCCATTGTTTCATCAGACATCTCTGAAAACGCACTGCAGTCATTTTTCGGCCGTGTGAACTATGACCTGGCTGATAAATATTTGTTTACTGCTACCCTGCGTGCTGATGGTTCTACCAAGTTTGGTGAAAACAATAAGTATGGTTTCTTTCCCTCTGCTTCATTTGCGTGGAAACTGAGTAAGGAAAAGTTCATGGAAAACTTCACGGCCCTCAGTGATCTGAAAATGCGCTTGAGCTGGGGTATCACCGGTAACCAGGAAATCCCCAACAAGATTTCACAGGTATTGCTGGGTACCACCGGAGGTGCCATTCTTGACGGATCGGCCAGCAACGTAGTAGCGGGCATCACCCTCAACCGTACACCCAACCCGGATATCCGCTGGGAAAAAACCGAGCAGTTAAACCTCGGCCTCGATTTTAGTTTCCTGCGCAATCGCTTTACCGGTTCAATTGATGTGTTCAACAAAAAGACCACCGACGTGCTGCTGCAGGTGTATTCTATTGCGCCGGCGCCTACCACTTCGGTTTGGACAAACGTGGACAATATGAGCATCGTAAACAAGGGACTTGAAATGGTGCTGAATGGAACACTCATCAACAACAGGAACTTTACCTGGGATGCCGGTGTAAACTTCACTACCATTCGCAATGAAGTGAAGAACCTGCCTATGAGCCGCATTACCACCGGTAGCCCCAGCGGCCCAGGCATCACTGGTTATTCTTCACAAGTGATCATGAGTGGCGAACCCATCGGCACTTTCTGGGGACGTAAGTTTTTGGGCTTTGATGCCAGCGGCAACAGCATTTTCGAGAAAGACAAGGATGGCAAGGAGTTGGAGCAGGTATTGGGAAATGCCATGCCGAAATTCAACTACGGTTTCAATACGTCACTGCGTTACAAGCAGCTGGACCTGGCCTTGTTCTTCAACGGAGTGTATGGCAACAAAGTGTACAACAACACCGGCAACATCCTGGACCAGCGCACCCTCATCATGAAGGAATGGAATGCTACAAAGGATGCCATTACGCTTCCTGAAAACCTGAATGGAACGCTCACCTACAGCAGCCGCTTTATTGAGCCTGGTTCATTCTTCCGACTGGGAAGCGCCTCGCTGGGATACCGCTTCAATACAGCTGGCATCAGCTGGATGAAGAGCCTGAAAGCTTATGTGTCTGCAAACAACCTGTTTGTAATAACGAAGTACAAAGGATACGACCCCGAAGTAAATGCGGACCATGCCTCAAACGGAGTGCCCAGCATTGGTATTGACTGGACCACCTATCCGAAGGCCCGCACCATTACTGCCGGTGTAAACGTAGAATTCTAA
- a CDS encoding glycoside hydrolase family 65 protein: MCSRKILITLLMSGVIVMATAQDAWRIAADSIGAGYFGITSGNGMIGIISSPEPFKVNNVVLAGAYDSYGRGRVSNFINSFNLLQADLRIDGRSPNPKEIINYRQQLNARNGGFEVSFQYPGKAEVKYTYYALRHLPYCVLMDVEVKALRNISLGASSILQAPAELRNTQQYFQEIDRSHVGFPLQTSLAQSPTGALQLCATTSFLFEGSKASQPDIIHQTPDDGRHFMRFQTTVDSGKTYRFGIVGASITSAHHPDPRNEAERLTIYARLEGFNRLLNGHNKAWDEIWKSDITIEGDPQSQQDIRNMLYHLYASIRPGTGYSLSPMGLSGQGYNGHVFWDADVWMFPVLALLQPSMAGSMIEYRFQRLPQAKQNALSHGYKGAMYPWESAVSGYEETPVWALSGPFEHHITACVALAAWQYYCVTQDKDWLHEKGWPIIEATAAFWCSRVERNGPGKYDINNVVAADEWAENVDNDAFTNAAAKTNLLIATEAAALLGKSADPDWALVAKNIPVLRFENGVTKEHSTYNGGGIKQGDVNLLAFPLKEITQPAQIRKDLEYYETRVPVSGTPAMTQAIFSLLYSRLGDSAKAWHFFQDAYRPNLNPPFRVMAEFKGGTNPYFLTGAGGVLQAVLFGFGGLDITGKGVTQMPSTLPAHWKKLTITGVGKNKQTIIAEQAKSIRK; this comes from the coding sequence ATGTGTAGCAGAAAAATACTCATCACCCTGCTGATGAGTGGTGTGATTGTAATGGCAACTGCCCAGGATGCATGGCGCATTGCTGCAGATTCTATTGGTGCCGGTTACTTCGGCATTACTTCAGGTAACGGAATGATCGGTATCATTTCATCACCTGAGCCATTCAAGGTAAACAACGTGGTATTGGCCGGCGCTTACGACAGCTATGGCCGTGGCAGGGTCAGCAATTTCATCAACAGCTTCAACCTGTTGCAGGCAGACCTGCGTATTGATGGAAGGTCACCCAACCCAAAGGAAATCATCAACTATCGGCAACAGCTAAATGCCAGGAATGGCGGTTTTGAGGTAAGTTTTCAATACCCCGGCAAAGCGGAAGTGAAGTATACCTATTATGCGCTACGCCACTTGCCGTATTGTGTGCTGATGGATGTGGAAGTAAAAGCCCTCAGAAATATTTCGCTGGGTGCATCCAGCATTTTGCAGGCACCGGCAGAGCTGCGAAATACGCAACAATACTTCCAGGAAATTGATCGCAGTCATGTCGGGTTCCCTTTGCAAACCAGTTTGGCGCAAAGCCCAACCGGTGCGTTGCAATTATGTGCTACCACCAGCTTTTTATTTGAAGGAAGCAAAGCATCACAACCCGATATCATTCACCAGACACCCGATGATGGCCGCCATTTCATGCGGTTTCAAACAACGGTGGATTCAGGCAAAACTTACCGTTTTGGTATTGTTGGTGCTTCCATTACTTCGGCCCATCATCCCGATCCACGCAATGAAGCAGAACGCCTCACCATTTATGCCCGCCTCGAAGGTTTCAACCGTTTGCTGAACGGGCACAACAAAGCCTGGGATGAAATCTGGAAAAGTGACATTACCATCGAAGGCGATCCACAAAGCCAGCAGGATATCCGAAACATGCTGTACCACCTGTATGCCAGCATTCGGCCCGGCACTGGTTATTCTCTTTCTCCAATGGGGCTTAGTGGGCAAGGCTACAACGGCCATGTGTTTTGGGATGCGGATGTGTGGATGTTCCCCGTGCTTGCGCTGCTGCAGCCTTCCATGGCCGGGTCGATGATCGAGTATCGTTTTCAGCGATTGCCACAGGCTAAGCAAAATGCTTTATCCCATGGCTACAAAGGAGCTATGTACCCTTGGGAAAGCGCAGTGTCGGGATATGAAGAAACGCCTGTGTGGGCCTTATCAGGACCATTCGAACACCACATTACCGCCTGTGTGGCGCTGGCAGCCTGGCAATATTATTGTGTAACACAAGACAAAGACTGGCTGCATGAAAAAGGGTGGCCAATTATTGAAGCTACCGCAGCATTCTGGTGCAGCAGGGTAGAAAGAAATGGGCCGGGCAAGTACGACATCAACAATGTGGTGGCAGCCGATGAATGGGCCGAGAATGTAGACAATGACGCCTTCACCAATGCCGCCGCCAAAACCAACCTGCTGATTGCAACGGAAGCCGCCGCACTGCTTGGAAAGTCGGCTGACCCCGATTGGGCATTGGTGGCAAAAAACATCCCGGTGCTGCGGTTTGAGAATGGTGTAACTAAAGAACATTCCACCTACAATGGCGGTGGTATCAAGCAGGGCGATGTAAACCTGCTGGCATTCCCGCTGAAAGAAATAACACAGCCTGCACAGATTCGAAAAGACCTCGAGTATTATGAAACCCGTGTGCCGGTTTCAGGCACTCCTGCCATGACGCAGGCCATCTTTTCGCTGCTCTACAGCAGGCTGGGCGATAGTGCAAAGGCATGGCATTTCTTCCAGGATGCTTATCGTCCCAATCTCAACCCGCCCTTCAGGGTGATGGCAGAATTCAAAGGCGGCACCAACCCCTATTTTCTAACCGGAGCAGGCGGCGTATTACAAGCCGTGCTGTTCGGTTTTGGAGGTCTCGACATTACTGGTAAAGGCGTTACGCAAATGCCTTCCACCCTGCCTGCCCACTGGAAAAAACTAACCATAACAGGTGTCGGCAAAAACAAACAAACCATAATAGCAGAACAAGCAAAAAGTATAAGAAAATGA
- a CDS encoding FecR family protein, with the protein MSENSTPSRLEEIAARIADGSASDEQMQRYLHWMEAAETSASQTDIPDPYEIEFLLQQRIWQAAGITPVRQVRRPVLRWLAAAAILLVIVTGTWWYLQPGKPSGDQLTNQSQPKHDRMPGGNKAMLRLADGTLVPLDSSANLSFLQQADARLDAGEGQLSYSGHDATIENHELITPAGGQFQLTLPDGSNVWLNAASSISFPTAFGGQERRVRISGEAYFEVAHDAAKPFKVDIEGKATVTVLGTHFNINAYADDNAIRTTLLEGKVQVETGSSQRQLLPGDQGIVRGAEPVQVRQVNTEGVMAWMNQQFYFDNADIHLLMKELSRWYGVQVEYRNQKTLNRFSGYLPRQARLSEIIKILKLSGIQLELDEKTLIVND; encoded by the coding sequence ATGAGTGAAAACAGCACACCAAGCAGGCTGGAAGAAATAGCCGCCAGGATAGCGGATGGCAGCGCCTCCGATGAGCAGATGCAACGCTATCTCCACTGGATGGAGGCAGCAGAGACCAGTGCCAGCCAGACCGACATTCCCGATCCTTACGAAATTGAATTCCTGCTCCAACAACGTATTTGGCAGGCTGCCGGCATTACCCCGGTTCGCCAGGTTCGTCGACCGGTATTGCGCTGGCTGGCCGCAGCTGCCATTTTGCTGGTGATTGTAACTGGCACCTGGTGGTACCTGCAGCCCGGCAAGCCATCCGGAGACCAGTTGACCAATCAATCGCAACCAAAGCATGACCGCATGCCCGGTGGCAACAAAGCCATGCTGCGGCTGGCAGACGGCACCTTGGTGCCGCTCGACAGCAGTGCCAACCTAAGCTTTTTACAGCAAGCCGATGCACGGCTCGATGCCGGCGAGGGTCAGCTATCCTATTCCGGCCATGATGCCACTATTGAAAACCATGAACTGATAACTCCGGCGGGTGGTCAGTTCCAGCTTACCCTACCCGATGGGAGTAATGTATGGCTCAATGCCGCCTCTTCCATCAGCTTTCCCACAGCTTTTGGTGGCCAGGAACGCAGGGTGCGCATAAGCGGAGAAGCTTACTTCGAAGTAGCCCATGATGCCGCCAAACCATTTAAAGTAGATATAGAAGGTAAAGCCACAGTCACCGTATTAGGCACACATTTCAACATCAATGCCTATGCCGACGATAATGCCATTCGCACCACTTTGCTGGAAGGGAAAGTGCAGGTGGAAACCGGAAGCAGCCAGCGACAACTGCTGCCCGGCGACCAGGGCATAGTACGCGGAGCCGAGCCTGTGCAAGTACGCCAGGTGAATACGGAAGGAGTAATGGCATGGATGAACCAGCAGTTCTATTTTGACAATGCCGATATACACCTGCTCATGAAAGAATTGTCGCGGTGGTATGGTGTGCAGGTGGAATACAGGAACCAGAAAACCCTGAATCGTTTTAGCGGGTACCTGCCACGCCAGGCCAGGCTGAGTGAGATAATTAAGATATTAAAGCTCAGTGGTATACAACTTGAGCTGGATGAGAAAACACTTATCGTAAATGACTAA
- a CDS encoding SulP family inorganic anion transporter translates to MSVFSISRRNKFLLHSVLRHDVKASVTVFFVALPLCMGVALASGTPVYAGIAAGIIGGIVVSLFSKSELSVSGPAAGLTAICASAITDLGAPEIFFYL, encoded by the coding sequence ATGTCCGTTTTTTCTATCAGCCGCCGCAATAAGTTTTTGTTGCATTCTGTGCTGCGTCACGATGTAAAAGCCAGCGTCACTGTTTTTTTTGTAGCACTGCCTTTGTGTATGGGCGTTGCATTGGCGTCGGGTACGCCGGTGTATGCGGGCATTGCAGCGGGCATCATTGGTGGTATCGTGGTGTCTTTGTTTAGTAAGTCGGAGCTCAGTGTGAGTGGCCCTGCTGCCGGTCTTACGGCCATTTGTGCTTCGGCCATTACCGATTTGGGTGCTCCTGAAATCTTTTTTTATCTGTAG